A genomic window from Shewanella vesiculosa includes:
- a CDS encoding penicillin-binding protein codes for MSDKISESALNALKIAFTYMPKSIEVTKYEYGDDYQKILDHIETVREILLINDVDPEEVHGEVNPESTPNSSY; via the coding sequence ATGAGTGACAAAATAAGTGAATCGGCGCTAAACGCATTGAAAATTGCGTTTACTTACATGCCAAAATCAATTGAAGTGACTAAATATGAGTATGGTGATGATTACCAAAAGATTTTAGATCACATTGAAACAGTCAGGGAAATATTATTGATTAATGATGTCGATCCTGAAGAGGTTCATGGTGAGGTTAATCCTGAGAGTACGCCCAACTCATCGTATTGA
- a CDS encoding alkaline phosphatase, whose product MNMLKQGLSVVIASILSSATYAGSATAATTTDTQLNNAWYKDGQATITEKLQQSRSTRAKNVILFVGDGMGISTLTAARILKGQLAGNSGEEGYLSFETFPYSALVKTYNVDAQTPDSAGTMTAMMSGLKSDAGVLGVDEDVVRGSCASVKGNEVVTALELAEIKGLSTGVISTARITHATPAATYAKSADRDWEDISDMDIDNNAERANCEDIASQLVNFEKNLEQRYTGVDVNGIDVVMGGGRRHFLPKDAAFNSVDAVSAIEGDRTDGRDLTAEWSAMYPNGKYVIDQAGFDAIDTETTERVFALFNESHMQYEADRGNDIAGEPSLSQMTDKAIKVLDNNPKGYFLMVESGRIDHGHHAGSASTALNDAIEFSNAVQAALDATNDEETLIIVTADHSHVFTIAGYPKRGNPILGKVVGIGASEPSEDSDGNPYTTLGYSNGLGFRNLGAETDGDASYAAEAVAGRQDIAAIDTTTPGYHQEVTVPLDSETHAGEDVAIHTSGPGAHLVQGIVEQSVVFHLINRALGLVGQ is encoded by the coding sequence ATGAATATGCTCAAACAAGGCTTATCAGTGGTTATCGCTAGTATATTGTCTTCGGCAACATACGCTGGTTCTGCAACCGCAGCGACAACGACTGACACACAACTCAATAATGCTTGGTATAAAGACGGCCAAGCAACCATCACCGAAAAATTACAACAATCAAGATCAACAAGAGCAAAAAATGTCATCTTGTTTGTTGGCGATGGTATGGGTATTTCTACACTTACCGCTGCTCGGATTTTAAAAGGACAATTAGCTGGTAATTCTGGTGAAGAAGGTTACTTAAGCTTTGAAACATTTCCTTATTCAGCTCTAGTTAAAACATACAATGTAGATGCACAAACACCAGATTCAGCTGGCACCATGACAGCCATGATGAGCGGCTTAAAATCAGACGCTGGTGTTTTGGGTGTTGACGAAGACGTCGTTCGTGGAAGTTGTGCTTCCGTTAAAGGCAACGAAGTCGTAACGGCTCTAGAGTTAGCCGAAATAAAAGGCTTGTCGACGGGTGTGATATCAACCGCTCGTATTACCCACGCAACGCCAGCCGCCACATATGCAAAATCAGCAGACCGTGACTGGGAAGATATCTCAGATATGGATATTGACAATAATGCTGAACGTGCAAATTGCGAAGATATCGCATCTCAACTGGTTAACTTTGAAAAAAATCTAGAACAACGTTATACCGGAGTTGATGTAAATGGTATTGATGTTGTTATGGGTGGCGGACGTCGACATTTTCTCCCTAAAGACGCCGCATTTAATAGTGTTGATGCCGTTAGCGCTATTGAAGGCGATCGAACCGATGGACGTGATTTGACCGCAGAATGGAGCGCTATGTATCCAAATGGTAAATACGTTATCGACCAAGCTGGATTTGATGCCATTGATACAGAAACGACTGAACGTGTTTTTGCTTTATTCAATGAATCTCATATGCAATACGAAGCTGACCGAGGCAATGATATTGCCGGCGAACCAAGCCTTTCTCAAATGACCGACAAAGCCATTAAAGTATTGGATAACAATCCAAAAGGTTACTTTTTAATGGTTGAGTCTGGACGAATTGACCATGGACATCATGCTGGTAGTGCAAGCACAGCCCTTAATGACGCTATTGAGTTTTCAAATGCCGTTCAAGCGGCATTAGATGCAACAAATGATGAAGAAACGCTCATTATTGTCACCGCCGATCACAGCCATGTGTTTACGATTGCTGGCTATCCTAAACGTGGTAATCCTATTTTGGGTAAAGTTGTTGGTATTGGTGCTTCTGAGCCTAGTGAAGATTCAGACGGCAATCCTTACACCACATTAGGTTATAGCAATGGACTGGGTTTCAGAAACTTAGGCGCAGAAACAGATGGCGACGCATCATATGCTGCTGAAGCTGTCGCTGGGCGTCAAGACATTGCCGCAATCGATACAACAACCCCAGGTTATCACCAAGAAGTGACTGTTCCATTAGATAGCGAAACTCACGCGGGGGAAGATGTTGCTATTCATACATCAGGCCCAGGTGCGCATTTAGTTCAAGGTATTGTTGAACAAAGTGTCGTATTCCATTTAATCAATCGTGCTCTTGGTTTAGTTGGTCAATAG
- a CDS encoding alkaline phosphatase: protein MMNKFILSTITVSLVFALSACGDNGDNGTDGSNGINGSNGSNGTNGTNGNNALITQTPLPVGNENCLNGGVQIDSGIDTNADTVLDASEITSTQYVCSPAATSVNDSELLSSLNNPWFKQGAAEIETADDVWKKIDSQLVNNANVSIATASTAAEITALKGSAKNVILFVGDGMGISTVTAARILDGQNKGMMGEENQLSFDKFPFSGLAKTYNVDAQTPDSAGTMTAMMSGIKTDAGVLGVDENVVRGNCASTKGIEMITALELAEIAGKSTGVISTARITHATPAATYAKSADRDWEDISDMDIANNPERANCEDIALQLVNFEANLEARYTGVDVDGIEVVMGGGRRHFLPKDAAYNSNDAVSTIEGDRTDGRDLTAEWQAKYATSAYVYDQASFNAIDTETTPHVFGLFNESHMQYEADRKNDIAGEPSLSEMTATAIKVLDNNNKGFFLMVESGRIDHAHHAGNAYNALNDAIEFAKAVQVAVDATSQEDTLIIVTADHSHVFTIAGYPKRGNPILGKVVGIGETEPSLASDDMPYTTLGYANGLGFRNLGAQTDADASYAAAAVTGRVDLTDVDTSTAGFHQESLVPLDSETHAGEDVGVFAVGPGAQLITGTNEQSLIFHVMDYAGNLSGTAQ from the coding sequence ATGATGAATAAATTTATATTATCAACAATAACAGTTTCTTTGGTTTTTGCATTATCAGCTTGCGGCGACAACGGTGACAATGGCACTGATGGAAGCAACGGCATCAATGGTTCAAATGGATCAAACGGAACGAATGGTACTAACGGAAACAACGCGTTAATAACACAAACTCCCTTGCCGGTAGGTAATGAAAATTGTCTCAATGGTGGTGTGCAAATCGACTCGGGTATCGATACCAATGCTGATACCGTTTTAGATGCGTCTGAAATAACATCAACTCAATATGTATGTTCGCCTGCCGCGACCTCAGTAAATGATAGCGAACTGCTGAGCAGTTTAAATAACCCATGGTTTAAACAAGGTGCTGCCGAAATAGAAACGGCAGATGATGTTTGGAAAAAAATAGATAGCCAATTAGTAAATAATGCCAACGTATCGATTGCAACAGCATCTACCGCGGCTGAAATAACAGCACTTAAAGGCTCAGCTAAGAACGTGATTTTATTTGTTGGTGACGGTATGGGTATTTCAACTGTAACTGCCGCGCGTATTTTGGATGGTCAAAATAAAGGCATGATGGGTGAAGAAAACCAATTAAGCTTTGATAAGTTCCCATTTTCTGGTTTAGCAAAAACCTACAACGTTGATGCACAAACACCAGATTCTGCAGGAACAATGACAGCGATGATGTCGGGCATTAAAACGGATGCTGGCGTGTTAGGTGTTGACGAGAATGTGGTTCGAGGCAATTGTGCTAGCACTAAAGGCATTGAGATGATCACGGCCTTAGAATTAGCTGAGATTGCAGGTAAATCAACAGGGGTTATTTCTACCGCACGTATTACCCACGCGACACCTGCTGCGACTTATGCAAAGTCAGCAGATCGTGACTGGGAAGATATCTCTGATATGGATATTGCCAACAATCCTGAACGCGCTAATTGTGAAGATATTGCATTACAGTTAGTCAATTTTGAAGCCAACTTAGAAGCTCGATATACCGGTGTAGATGTTGATGGTATTGAAGTTGTTATGGGTGGTGGTCGTCGTCATTTTTTACCTAAAGATGCAGCATATAACAGCAATGACGCAGTCAGTACGATTGAAGGTGATCGTACTGATGGCCGTGACTTAACCGCCGAATGGCAAGCTAAGTATGCAACAAGTGCTTATGTATATGACCAGGCTTCATTTAATGCTATCGACACTGAAACAACACCACACGTATTTGGTTTATTTAACGAATCACACATGCAATACGAAGCTGATCGTAAGAATGATATTGCTGGTGAACCTAGCTTGTCAGAAATGACAGCCACTGCCATTAAGGTGCTTGATAATAACAACAAAGGTTTCTTCTTAATGGTTGAATCTGGTCGAATTGACCATGCTCACCATGCCGGAAATGCTTACAACGCGCTAAATGACGCGATTGAGTTTGCTAAGGCTGTACAAGTAGCGGTTGATGCAACTAGCCAAGAAGACACCTTAATTATTGTTACAGCAGATCACAGCCATGTATTTACCATTGCAGGCTACCCTAAACGTGGTAACCCAATATTAGGTAAAGTGGTTGGTATTGGTGAGACTGAGCCAAGTTTAGCCTCAGACGACATGCCTTATACAACGTTAGGTTATGCCAACGGCCTTGGTTTTAGAAATTTAGGCGCACAAACCGATGCTGATGCAAGCTATGCAGCTGCAGCAGTAACAGGCCGCGTTGACTTAACCGATGTTGATACATCAACTGCTGGGTTCCACCAAGAGTCGTTAGTACCACTCGATAGTGAAACGCATGCGGGTGAAGACGTTGGTGTTTTTGCTGTTGGACCTGGTGCCCAATTAATAACAGGAACTAATGAGCAAAGCTTAATATTTCACGTAATGGATTACGCAGGCAACCTTTCAGGTACAGCCCAGTAA